The Streptomyces capitiformicae genome contains the following window.
GCGGAGAACATCGCGTACGGGGCGTCCGCCGCGCGGAAGGTCACGCGGGGGGAGGTCGAGGAGGCGGCTCGGGCCGCGCACGCGGATCGGTTCATCCGGACGTTGCCGGACGGGTACGACACCGTGATCGACGACGAGGGGACGGGGGTCAGTGCCGGGGAGAAGCAGCTGATCACCATCGCTCGGGCGTTTCTGTCGGATCCGGTGATTCTTGTGCTGGACGAGGCGACCTCGTCGGTCGACACCCGTACGGAGGTGTTGATTCAGAAGGCGATGGCGAAGCTTGCGCATGGGCGGACGTCGTTCGTGATCGCGCATCGGTTGTCGACGATTCGGGACGCGGACGCGATTCTGGTGATGGAGAACGGTTCGATCGTCGAGCAGGGGGCCCATGGGGACCTGTTGGCGGCGGACGGGGCGTACGCGCGGTTGTACAAGGCGCAGTTCGCGGAGGCGGTTGCGGAGGTGGACTGAGGGGGGTGGGGCGTGCGTGGGGTTTTCCCGCCCCCGCCGCCCCTACCCGTCCCATCCCCCCGGGGGCGCTGCCCCTTCGACCCCGATGTGCGGGTGGGTGGGGGCTGGTCGCGCCCACGCGGCGGAGCCGCACATCGACACAGCCCCGCGCCCCTGAAAAGCAGGGGCTGCGCCCGTGCTTTTCAGGGGCCACACACCACCCGCGGCCGCACCTCAGTCCAGGTAGCCCCTTAGTTGGTCTGCGAAGGCGTGGTCCCTGAGCTTGTTCAGGGTCTTGGATTCGATCTGCCTTATGCGTTCCCTCGTGACGCCGAAGATGCGGCCTATCTCCTCCAGGGTGCGCGGGCGGCCGTCCGCCAAGCCGTAGCGCAGCTGGACCACCTTGCGTTCGCGCTCGCCCAGGGTCGAGAGGACCGCTTCCAGGTGTTCGCGAAGCAACAGGAACGCGGCCGATTCGACGGGGCTCGTGGCGTCGCCGTCCTCGATCAGGTCGCCGAGGGCTACGTCGTCCTCCTCGCCCACCGGGGCATGGAGCGAGACGGGTTCCTGGGCGAGGCGTAGGACCTCGCTGACGCGTGCGGGGAGGAGGTCGAGGTGGGCTGCCACTTCCTCCGGGGTGGGTTCGTAGCCGCGTTCCTGGAGCATGCGGCGTTGGACGCGGACCACGCGGTTGATCAACTCGACCACGTGGACGGGGACGCGGATCGTGCGGGCCTGGTCGGCCAGGGCGCGGGACATGGCCTGGCGGATCCACCAGGTCGCGTAGGTCGAGAACTTGTAGCCACGGGCGTAGTCGAACTTCTCGACGGCCCGGATGAGGCCCAGGTTGCCCTCCTGGACCAGGTCCAGCATGGTCAGGCCACGGCCGACGTAACGCTTCGCCACCGAGACGACGAGCCGCAGGTTCGCCTCGATGAGGCGGCGCTTGGCCATGCGGCCCATGACGACCAGTTTGTCGAGGTCGAGGGCGAGTTGGGTGTCGAGGTCGGTGGCGTTGCCGAGTTTCTCCTCGGCGAACAGGCCGGCCTCGACGCGGCGGGCGAGCTCCACTTCCTCCGCCGCCGTCAGGAGCGGGATGCGGCCGATCTCGCGGAGATACTGGCGGAACAGGTCGGATGACGGGCCGCTGGTGTCCGGGCGGCTGCGCGGCAGTTCCACGGGCTCGGGGGGATCGGCCGCCGCTATGGCCTCCACCACGGCGGCCGGCGGCTCCTCGAGGCCCGGCGG
Protein-coding sequences here:
- a CDS encoding RNA polymerase sigma factor; this translates as MPESSERGRPVPHGSEIPAVPLDEYGMDGGEAARAIPDVPLPYASAATFLEVAPVQTQTLIQNDISTAISTDGAEPDEETDVITAVPAQSRVAHHPEAAPEAPPGLEEPPAAVVEAIAAADPPEPVELPRSRPDTSGPSSDLFRQYLREIGRIPLLTAAEEVELARRVEAGLFAEEKLGNATDLDTQLALDLDKLVVMGRMAKRRLIEANLRLVVSVAKRYVGRGLTMLDLVQEGNLGLIRAVEKFDYARGYKFSTYATWWIRQAMSRALADQARTIRVPVHVVELINRVVRVQRRMLQERGYEPTPEEVAAHLDLLPARVSEVLRLAQEPVSLHAPVGEEDDVALGDLIEDGDATSPVESAAFLLLREHLEAVLSTLGERERKVVQLRYGLADGRPRTLEEIGRIFGVTRERIRQIESKTLNKLRDHAFADQLRGYLD